The Desulfurobacteriaceae bacterium genome includes the window CATTTTCGGTATAGTCATTGTAAGTGTAATCAATACCGATGAAAACTTTGAGGCTCTGTTTTTCTTCCTTTATTACTTGGTAACCAATACCCGGTCCAAGACCGATTCTCAAGTCATATCCGGCAAAAATATCTCTCTTTATGAAATTTTTAAGGAAGAAAAGACTCCTTTCGCTTAAATCAAACTCAAATCTGCTGTCTATATCCAGCTGTTCTGTTGTTTTTTCATCCTCATCAAACTTTAAAAGATAAGAACCATCTGAGTAAAACCTAGCTTTTTTCCATTCTTTACGTAACTTATATTTAACGGCGAGGGTTTCAGTATTAGTATTCCCTGAAGAATCGGAGTAAGAAATCTCTATTTGGTTTTTGTATTCTTCTGTGTTGTTTTCCTCTTGGATATCTTCTCCAAAGGCTACAAAAGGAATTAAAAGGAAGAAGAGAGAGAGAAGATAAGTTTTTAACCTCATTAACTCCCTTCCGGAACCTAAAGTGTGGAAGACAAATTATATATTAGCTTTGGAGTAGTCTTGAAATAAAGAAAGATACTAGCTTTTCTGCATCCATTTCTTTCAACAGCTCTCTACTAAGCTTTTTAGCTTCTTCTGGAATTTTTTCCGGATTTAGAGAGAGTATCTCTTCTTTTAATGCTTTTAGGTTGTTGTATTTGAATCTTTCAGGTTTTACATTTTTTAAACCTTTTATTCTGTAAAGTCTTCTTTTTTCACTATCGGCAACAAGGCTTATTGCTACTCCCTCTCTTCCAGCTCTTCCTGTTCTTCCGATTCTGTGAACGTAACTTTCTGGGTTCTCTGGAAGCTCGTAGTTTACAACAAGCCCAACGTTCTTAATGTCAATTCCTCTTGCGGCTACGTCGGTTGCAACTAAGGTTTTTATCCTTCCTTCCTTAAAGGACTTCATAACGTTTTCTCTTGCTCTTTGAGAAAGATCACCATGAATTGCTCTTGCTTTTATTCCTTTGTCTTGTAATTTCTTCTCAAGTTCTGCTGCATCACGCTTTGTTTTAACGAAAACGATTGTAAATGTTTCTTGATTCTCTCTTAATACTTTCTCAAGAACTTTAAGCTTATCCTCACTCTTTACAAGAATAACTTTCTGATGAACTTTTGGAGTTATTAAATCTTTTCCAATTCTCACAGTCTTATAGCCACGTTTTAAGTATCTGTTTATAAGCTTTCTTATTTCGCTTGGCATAGTAGCGGAAAAGAAAAGAGTTTGTTTCTCTTTTGGAGTTTTTTCTAAGATTTCTTCTATGTCGTCGATAAATCCCATATCAAGCATTTGGTCTGCTTCATCAAGAACTGCAAACTTAACATTATCAAGTCTAAGGATGCCCCTGTTTATTAGATCCTTTACTCTTCCGGGAGTTCCAACAATTATTTGTTTTTTTCCTCTTTTTAAGATGTTTATCTGCTTTTCTATAGAAACGCCACCGTAAATTGGATATGCAGAAATTCCTTTATTTTTTCCTATTAGAGAAAGTTCATGGGCTACCTGAATTGCAAGTTCTCTTGTTGGTGTAAGGACAATTGCTTTAACAGCTCTTTCTCTTGGGTCTATTTTTTCTACAAGGGGAATACCAAAAGCGGCAGTTTTTCCTGTTCCTGTCTGGGCTTGCCCTACAATGTCATATCCTTGAAGTGCAGTTGGAATAGCTTCTTTTTGTATAGGAGTTGGGTTTTCAAATCCCATTTCTTCTAAAGATTTTTGAACTTTTGGGCTAAGGTTGCTGAACGTAAATTCCATTTTTTCTCCTTGATACTTTATGAAATGGTTGATTGATAAAAAAAATTGCCACGACCTCGCCGCCGTTTCAAGACGAAATCGTGGCAACTGTTATTGTTGTTAAAGTCTTTCTACTTCTACAGCTTTAAGACCTTTTTCACTTTCCTGAACGTTAAAAGAAACTCTTTCTCCTTCTTCAAGAGTTCTGAATCCATTTCCAGAGATTCCTGTGTAGTGAACGAAAACGTCCTGTCCGTTATCAGCTGTGATAAAGCCGTAGCCTTTCTTAGCGTCGAACCACTTAACTGTTCCTGTGTACTTCTCCATGTGTCTTACCTCTCTTAAAAGTTTCTCAAAAATAAAAAAGCCCTGAAGGCAGAAACGGCATGCCTTCAGGGCTGATTGTGTTCCGATGCTGCCTTCAACTAACTTAGCTGTAATTTAAGGCAATTTTTTAGTTTGTCAATATTAATCTTCTATTTCTACTTCTTCAATAAACTGGTAGGCATTTTGAGGAAGTATTAGTGTTCTCCTTTTAACACCTTGTTTCTTAAGACGCCTATATTCATTCACGCTTTCACTGTAAGAAAAGTATCCAACTACTCTTATGTGGGTATCATTAAGAAATTCAAGTTCTTCAGCGAAAATAAAACTACCTTCGCCACACTGAGGACAGTTAGGTGAACAAACAATAATATAGAGTTTCATAGGGCTTCCTCCCAAAATTTTTTGCTAAAATTGATTGTATCAAAGAATTCTCAACTTAGAATTAAAGTTGGCAAAGATAAAAAGAGATCCTAAGGACTTTAAAGTTGTAGAGGTCTTAAAGAAACCCTTAAGAGAGAAAGGGACTTATAAGGTCTATAGACTTTACAAAGTAGGCCTTGAAACACAAGAAGCTATAAATATCATAGCAAAAATTTCAAAAATTTCTCCAAAGGTGATTTCTTATGGAGGACTAAAAGACAAGAATGCAGAAACTTTACAGTTCCTTTCTATTCCAGGGAAATTTAAGTTAAGGGAAATATCTAAGGAAAATTTAAAGTTATCTTTTGTGGGATACCTTCAGGAATCAATTACTCCTTCTTTAGTAAAAGGAAACTTTTTTGAAATAGTAGTTAGAGGGGGAAAATTAAAAGAGGATAGGATAAAGATTCTAGAAGAAGTAGGAATTCCAAATTACTACGGGGAACAAAGATTTACTCCTGTTAGAAATGGAGAATTTTTTGCAAAATACATATCAAAGAAAGATTTAAAAGGAGCTATTCTCTATCTTTTCACTCCTGCCGGTTGGGAAGGTTCAAAAATTAAGAAAGGAAAAAAGCTATTTATAGAAGGAAAGTTTGAGGCTGCAAGTAAATTTTTTACAGGTTGGAGAAAAAAAGTTTGTTTCTTTCTTTCAAAAAATCCAAGAGGATTTAAGGAAGCATTCAAACTTATTCCAAAGTCGGAAATTGAATTCCAAATGAACGTTTTACAAAGCTATCTTTTTAACGAGTGGCTAAAAAAGTTGATAGAGGAAAGGACTAAAAACTTCTTATCTTTCAAGTACAAACTTGGATTTATGCTTTTCCCTTTAGAAAGAGTGGAACTTCCTAGAGAATTACCTGTCTTTCATCCTGAAAGTTCAAATTCCTTTTATGAAGAAAAGCTGAAAGAACTTGGGATAGAAATAGAAGGGCTCTTAAAATTTAGGGGACTTTTCCATAGGTTTAGAAGAGAGACTTTTGTTTTTCCAAAAGAATTTAAGGTAGAAAACCTAACTGAAGGGATACGTTTAAAATTCTTCTTACCTTCCGGTTCTTACGCAACAAACGTAGTAAGGTTTTTGTACGATGCCGTTTGAAATTTTCATAGGTCTTTTTGAGGTTTTCCAAAGAGAAATCCTTGGAAAAATTTACATCCCAAATTTAAAAGTGTTTGAAGTTCTTCTTTTGTTTCCACACCTTCAGCCAATACTTGTGTTTTGAATATCTTTCCAATTGATACTATTGCCTTAACCAGTTGCTGACTTTTGGGATTTTTGTTAATTCCAGTTATGAAAGATCTGTCTATTTTAATTTCATCAATTGGTAATTCTTGGAGATAACCTAAAGAAGAGTATCCTGTACCAAAGTCATCAAGCGATAATGATAAACCTAAGCTTCGAAGGTAATTTAAAATTTCTTTCGCTTTCTGAATATCTTTGACAAGAATGTTTTCTGTTATTTCAAAGCAAATTTTTGAAGGAGGTACTTTTGAATTTTCTAGAATTTCTTTTACATTCTTTATAAAGTCATCACGGATCAACTGATGATAACTTACGTTTACACTTATACGCCACTCTCTTTTTCTTTTATCATTTTGCCATTCTAGAAGACGTTCTGTTACTTTAGTCAAAACAAGAAGCCCTAACTCGCTTGACAGTCCACTTTCTTCAGCTATGGGAATAAAGACTTTTGAAGAAACATTTCCTATTTCTTTGTCAGACCATCTGGCTAATGCTTCTGCTCCTATAATTTTAGGTTGCTGCAGAAAACGCTCAATATAAACCTGAGGTTGATAGGAAACCTCTAAATCATTGTTAAGTATTGCTTTTCTAAGTAAGTTCCCTATTCTTTCTTCTAACTCCACTCGTTCTTTTAAGGATGAATCAAAGAAGTGGATTCTGTTTCTTCCGTCTTTTTTCGCTTCGTGTCCAGCTATATCAGAGAACTTGAGAATTTCCTTAGAGGAGTATTCTCCAGAGAAGGCTAGAATTCCTATACTACAGGTAAGAATAAAATCCTTCTCATTTTTATCAAGGACTATGGGCTCACTTATCCTTTTAGAGATCCTCTTTGCTACGTTCTTTGCTTTTTCAAGGGCCCGATACCTGTCCTTGCCAAGACCACTTAATACAACTAAGAATTCGTCTCCTCCCAACCTACAAGCGACGTTAGGTTCTTTGGTTTCTTCTTTTATTCTTTCTGCCACTACTTTTAAAACTTTATCTCCTACATCGTGGCCGTATACGTCGTTAATGAGTTTAAAATGGTCAAGGTCTATGAAGAGAACAGCACTAAACGTTTTATTAAGAAACTTTTTAATGAATCTTCTGTTGTAAAGTCCCGTTAAAGAGTCATAAATTGCTAAGTAGAAAATCTTCTTTCTTCTGACACTTTTTTATCAGTTATATCCTCGAAAGAAAGAATAACTTCCTTTCCTTTTTCGATGACTTTCACGTAAGATCGTATCCACCTTTGTTCTTGGTTTGGGAGAATTATTCTGTAGTCAATTCTTGTAGAAGCAACCTTACTGTTGATTAACTTATCTCTCATCATTTTTATCTTGTTCCTATCGGCAGGATGTATAATAGAATAGTTAACTTTTCCAAGAATAAAGTCTTCTGAATCATAACCTAGAATTTCTTTTAGAGATTCCGAAGCAAAAACGCAAACCCGTTTTCCTTTTACTTCGTTCAATATAAGAAGTCCAAAACCACTATTGTTTATAGCATCTTTCAACTGGTCGTATTCCTTAGAAATTTCTGCAATAAGGTGTGTTAGCGAATGTAAAATACCTTTCTTTTTCTCTTCTTCTTTTTTTTCTCCTATTTCCTTTTCCTCTTTTTTCCTATCCCCTAATCCAACAACTGTTAGCGTTTCGTTTAGGAGATACTTGGAAAAATATTCTCCAAAAGTAAAGAAACCACAATTTGGAACATTAAAAACTTTTAATTCCTCTTTTACTATATCACCAAGGAAAGTTTTTCTTGCAGTGCAAGAAAAAATAAAAAAACAGTGGAAACTGCTTGCCAATTCGTGGAACTTGCTCAGATACTTATCTTTATCCCTTAAAGAACCACATCCTAACCTTACTTTTGTGCCTTCAGGAACATTACCAGAAAATGATAAAGATCCATCCTTATGTTTTTTTATACAAGCTCTTGCTATTGGGATGTTTTTTTCTCTAAAGATTAAAGGATACTCAATGCCTGTTACTGGTAATTCTTTGGCAACTTCGTTTCCCAAATATTTTCTATAAAACTCAACGGCAGGTAAATGGTTGATGGAAAAAACACGGTTTTTCCTTGACTTTGTAACTAAATATTCTCTACCTATTTCTTTCCAGTCAAAGAGGAAGTCTGGTTTATATTTCACATCTTTCTCTTTTAGTAAAACTCCTACTGTGCCATGGGTAGTTACTTTGTCGTTTATTAGAACTGCTGTTTCGGAAAGTATGTTTTTATTTCCTGCTTTTCCTCCTACTACGGAAAAATTATTAGAGACTTCAAAAATTCCCCTTAATACTTCTTCTCCTTCTGTGTAGGTTCCATCTGTTAAGAGGATTAATAGAGCAGTTTCATTTTCATTTAGAAGTTTTGAAAAACTGCTGGCTACTATTTTTCCATTTAAGTAATCGTCTTTTTCATCAGCATAAGCTAAGGAAATTACTCCTTCCTCTATTTCAAGAATACTAACAACGATTCCTTCTTCATAAAGCTTGGAATTAAAAATGTTTCCCGCAGTTGTGCACCCAACAACTTGGGTTTTTGTATTTTCCCTAAAAAATCTTCCTACTTTTTGTAGTTCTTCTATTCCGTTGGCACAGAAGATAAAGATAACACTTTTCTCTGGAGTAAGGAATGCTATTTTTTCTATCTGGAAATCTTTTATTAGTTCTCTTGCATCTTTAAAAGAGAAGTTTTTCATTTTGATCATTCTTTCCTCAAATCCCCCGTTACTTTGATTATCCCAAATAATTTTAAATGGGATTCAAAGTTTTTCAAAGGTTTATTTTCAAAAACTTAAGCTGAAAGTTTTGAAAATGAATTGTTAGTTCTTGTTTTAAAGAGATGCTAGGTAAATTGATAGAATGAAATCTACACTATTTGTAAAAAATCTAGGAGGTTTAAATAGATGTTTAAGGTTCTTGTTACGGAACACATAGCAGAAGCTGGTATTGAACTTTTAAGGAAGCAACCAGACGTGGAACTAACCTACGACCCTGAACTTTTTAGGAACTTTGACAAGATCCTTGAAATCATCCCTGAATACGATGCTCTTATCACAAGAAGTGGAACGCCTGTAAATAAGGAACTTCTTGAGAGAGGAAAGAAGCTAAAGGTTGTAGGAAGAGCGGGGGTTGGAGTTGACAATATTGACCTGGAAGAAGCGTCTCGCCGCGGAATTTTGGTTGTAAATGCACCAACAGGAAACACTTTGGCGGCTACAGAACACACAATGGGAATGATGATAGCTGCGGCAAGGCTTATTCCTTATGCTCACAAATCTTTGAAAGAAGAAAGAAGATGGGATAGAAAGAAGTTTATGGGAGTAGAACTTGCCGGTAAAACCCTTGGAATTATCGGTTTTGGAAGGATAGGTTCAAGGGTCGGAATAAGAGCAAAGGCTTTTGATATGAAAGTAATAGCCTATGACCCTTATATTAAAAGAGAAAAAGCCGAAAGACTTGGAGTGGAACTCGTTGATGATCTTGACGAACTTCTTCGCCGTTCAGACATCATTACTGTTCACACTCCTTTAACCGATGAAACCCGCAATATGATTACCAAGAAAGAAATTGAAAAAATGAAGGATGGCGTTATCATCCTCAACATTGCAAGGGGTGGAATAATAAACGAGAAAGACCTTTACGAGGCTTTAGTAAGTGGTAAGGTAAGAGCTGCTGCTGTTGATGTTTTCTCTAAAGAACCTGCCACAGATAATATCTTGCTTGATGCTCCAAACATCGTTGTTACTCCTCACATTGGTGCAAACACTTTTGAATCTCAAACAAATGTTGCAGTAATAATTGCAAACCAAGTTCTTGCTGCTCTTCGTGGAGAAGAAGTAGAGTTTGCAGTTAATGCTCCATACGATGATACAGCTGCTGCTAAAACTTTAAAACCTTACATGGAGCTTGCGGAAAAGCTAGGACTTTTTGCTGTTCAGGTTGCTTGTTCTAGGTCTAAGGAGATTGTCCTTGAATTTAGAGGAGATTTAGGGGAAGATGTTAAACCTCTTACAACAGCCTTCCTAAAAGGTTTCTTAGAAAAGATTGTTGATATTCCAGTAAACCTCATCAATGCACCATTTTTAGCAAAGGAAAAAGGAATTACTATTGTTGAAGTAAAAAGACCAGAAGGAATTAACTTTAAGAAACTAATAAGGGTTTCTTGTAAATCTGATGCTGGAGAGTTTACAATCGCCGGAACGGTTATGGATGATAAATTCCCTAAGATTGTTGAGATTAATGGCTTCCTATTTGAACTTACTCCGGAAGGGAAACTTCTACTTATCAAGAACTTTGACGTTCCAGGAGTTATCGGAAAGATTGGTTCTATACTTGGAAAGTACAACGTAAACATTGCAGGATTTCAGCTTGGAAGAGTTGAAAGAGGTAAAGAAGCTAAGGGAGTTATCCTGGTTGACGATGACGTTCCTCAAGAAGCTCTTAATGAAATTAAAAATATCCCAGAGATTTTAGAGGTTAAGCAGATAAGTCTTTAAATATTTATTTTTGTCCCCTTTCTTGGGGACTGTTCATTTTAAATGTGCATTAAGCAATGAGTAAATGAATAGAGAAAGAGATAGAGTTTTATATTGATGTGCTGAAAATCCTTTCAGCGTTTGCTATTGCTGTAGGTGGTGGAACGGCAAGTTTGATATTTAAACTCCATAATCATCTCAATATAGCACTGTTCTTCTTGGGTTTATGGATAGAATCAAGCCTGTTAATTTCAATGGCAAGGATTTATCTTAAAATAAAGCACCTTTTGGAGGATTTAAAAAATGAATGAATCCCTTCAGCTGGCTATTGGTATCTTTGGTATATTGGTTGTAGGAATAGCTTTTACTT containing:
- a CDS encoding DUF481 domain-containing protein, which encodes MRLKTYLLSLFFLLIPFVAFGEDIQEENNTEEYKNQIEISYSDSSGNTNTETLAVKYKLRKEWKKARFYSDGSYLLKFDEDEKTTEQLDIDSRFEFDLSERSLFFLKNFIKRDIFAGYDLRIGLGPGIGYQVIKEEKQSLKVFIGIDYTYNDYTENGEETYTALDISTEYQRQFVRDLTFIQKASYLVSLRDSKDYFVNSETKLEIPITKRTMLGISYKIEYRNILPDEAEYHTDKLFLVSWIYRF
- the serA gene encoding phosphoglycerate dehydrogenase, with the translated sequence MFKVLVTEHIAEAGIELLRKQPDVELTYDPELFRNFDKILEIIPEYDALITRSGTPVNKELLERGKKLKVVGRAGVGVDNIDLEEASRRGILVVNAPTGNTLAATEHTMGMMIAAARLIPYAHKSLKEERRWDRKKFMGVELAGKTLGIIGFGRIGSRVGIRAKAFDMKVIAYDPYIKREKAERLGVELVDDLDELLRRSDIITVHTPLTDETRNMITKKEIEKMKDGVIILNIARGGIINEKDLYEALVSGKVRAAAVDVFSKEPATDNILLDAPNIVVTPHIGANTFESQTNVAVIIANQVLAALRGEEVEFAVNAPYDDTAAAKTLKPYMELAEKLGLFAVQVACSRSKEIVLEFRGDLGEDVKPLTTAFLKGFLEKIVDIPVNLINAPFLAKEKGITIVEVKRPEGINFKKLIRVSCKSDAGEFTIAGTVMDDKFPKIVEINGFLFELTPEGKLLLIKNFDVPGVIGKIGSILGKYNVNIAGFQLGRVERGKEAKGVILVDDDVPQEALNEIKNIPEILEVKQISL
- a CDS encoding FIST N-terminal domain-containing protein, with the protein product MKNFSFKDARELIKDFQIEKIAFLTPEKSVIFIFCANGIEELQKVGRFFRENTKTQVVGCTTAGNIFNSKLYEEGIVVSILEIEEGVISLAYADEKDDYLNGKIVASSFSKLLNENETALLILLTDGTYTEGEEVLRGIFEVSNNFSVVGGKAGNKNILSETAVLINDKVTTHGTVGVLLKEKDVKYKPDFLFDWKEIGREYLVTKSRKNRVFSINHLPAVEFYRKYLGNEVAKELPVTGIEYPLIFREKNIPIARACIKKHKDGSLSFSGNVPEGTKVRLGCGSLRDKDKYLSKFHELASSFHCFFIFSCTARKTFLGDIVKEELKVFNVPNCGFFTFGEYFSKYLLNETLTVVGLGDRKKEEKEIGEKKEEEKKKGILHSLTHLIAEISKEYDQLKDAINNSGFGLLILNEVKGKRVCVFASESLKEILGYDSEDFILGKVNYSIIHPADRNKIKMMRDKLINSKVASTRIDYRIILPNQEQRWIRSYVKVIEKGKEVILSFEDITDKKVSEERRFST
- a CDS encoding bifunctional diguanylate cyclase/phosphodiesterase produces the protein MFYLAIYDSLTGLYNRRFIKKFLNKTFSAVLFIDLDHFKLINDVYGHDVGDKVLKVVAERIKEETKEPNVACRLGGDEFLVVLSGLGKDRYRALEKAKNVAKRISKRISEPIVLDKNEKDFILTCSIGILAFSGEYSSKEILKFSDIAGHEAKKDGRNRIHFFDSSLKERVELEERIGNLLRKAILNNDLEVSYQPQVYIERFLQQPKIIGAEALARWSDKEIGNVSSKVFIPIAEESGLSSELGLLVLTKVTERLLEWQNDKRKREWRISVNVSYHQLIRDDFIKNVKEILENSKVPPSKICFEITENILVKDIQKAKEILNYLRSLGLSLSLDDFGTGYSSLGYLQELPIDEIKIDRSFITGINKNPKSQQLVKAIVSIGKIFKTQVLAEGVETKEELQTLLNLGCKFFQGFLFGKPQKDL
- the truD gene encoding tRNA pseudouridine(13) synthase TruD — translated: MAKIKRDPKDFKVVEVLKKPLREKGTYKVYRLYKVGLETQEAINIIAKISKISPKVISYGGLKDKNAETLQFLSIPGKFKLREISKENLKLSFVGYLQESITPSLVKGNFFEIVVRGGKLKEDRIKILEEVGIPNYYGEQRFTPVRNGEFFAKYISKKDLKGAILYLFTPAGWEGSKIKKGKKLFIEGKFEAASKFFTGWRKKVCFFLSKNPRGFKEAFKLIPKSEIEFQMNVLQSYLFNEWLKKLIEERTKNFLSFKYKLGFMLFPLERVELPRELPVFHPESSNSFYEEKLKELGIEIEGLLKFRGLFHRFRRETFVFPKEFKVENLTEGIRLKFFLPSGSYATNVVRFLYDAV
- a CDS encoding cold shock domain-containing protein, encoding MEKYTGTVKWFDAKKGYGFITADNGQDVFVHYTGISGNGFRTLEEGERVSFNVQESEKGLKAVEVERL
- a CDS encoding DEAD/DEAH box helicase — its product is MEFTFSNLSPKVQKSLEEMGFENPTPIQKEAIPTALQGYDIVGQAQTGTGKTAAFGIPLVEKIDPRERAVKAIVLTPTRELAIQVAHELSLIGKNKGISAYPIYGGVSIEKQINILKRGKKQIIVGTPGRVKDLINRGILRLDNVKFAVLDEADQMLDMGFIDDIEEILEKTPKEKQTLFFSATMPSEIRKLINRYLKRGYKTVRIGKDLITPKVHQKVILVKSEDKLKVLEKVLRENQETFTIVFVKTKRDAAELEKKLQDKGIKARAIHGDLSQRARENVMKSFKEGRIKTLVATDVAARGIDIKNVGLVVNYELPENPESYVHRIGRTGRAGREGVAISLVADSEKRRLYRIKGLKNVKPERFKYNNLKALKEEILSLNPEKIPEEAKKLSRELLKEMDAEKLVSFFISRLLQS